A single region of the Gopherus evgoodei ecotype Sinaloan lineage chromosome 3, rGopEvg1_v1.p, whole genome shotgun sequence genome encodes:
- the LOC115648016 gene encoding interferon-induced very large GTPase 1-like, protein MSMGKKKPKNSAQGDLAKDELAKRLKAVGLSAEYWLPKLHKQLGVTSAQALKHLRYEDYLKLECNVQHTWEKQALQELLKIDSKATIKQLQEQHLEMLKKRQEQAKSALKELKEMQEKGRSRHEEAVRKKEQELQGAMDIAPEYWAPAEKPLIEVMENVHRQLDLVEESVSQSENLPDKEVLRRASGGLALQGIYQTKKLAEMVEKREQLIDIPEGFELFGPEQGPLFEKKEFSSAEAESSFTRAMEKLGFSISVAAKGGFGAFSAESSSDYSSCSESKQTHRSRLEHTYICTTKYNYIPLASCYFPKDQLRLSSAALQELKEIEDILSHTSESDKLNMLKSRGGSFFNRFGSHVNQGPLHLGGIFWWKASCEGFRAEQLDEVKKRTSDALSFRIGGSYSGFGLSIAAGVTASKSGSETSFQGTDRKQMQTEIQLFETKTGGPPAVDSLTAWKSGLVASNKAWSVIDRGSRLIPVWDIILSNHRQDFKDVYEMRSSLTHAYEALTNLSVSMLLGEELASAVYEARSFLEDMKSWEVTADEQHLLTLMNFKQKLNEKTRSPNVWIDICLSEKVLQDFLEKTVSLCKDLSASNEKYIKTLLHCLLDPYIYSVKNFPKSSFIMQWIFQSAEEQAGQIYSSDLKDFIKVLQQIEIDIKEATAASMDSPAAQHEAKRKATLILSLSFHSLLQALRERTETETELLLLSVAARAGYRVDSNTFQYLLGCPEINFMLEEMQRAHERYLTLRDQDVSRAQAFLLLTGLTVAAKNKVMALEEKKKCLTFIEDHMGNSLSQEVTFVLAKYRALTDWKALERDLNSLVNGNFEAINDDWQKEYIKKELENVFQEIKQVDSPVSTCKEVQSSDTKTYEFTQNSGLLKLIQRLKLENYYPNKMGMAEFQKIHKTSLHDSHPSSESELPFYFLDKVLMLDYRVRYLTCKNDSKTKQSIANILTTSDDVNEPTDNLDDIFNDVDEESNEFAESNESQVHPMDIQMAIFHCADDFMRQYISTKLSLCQFALPLLVPDPCTSQIEFPLWSFCQVNKKWQSHKEFQHKTWIRKCKDKLIYQADLPVVSFIRFGASSFSKSQLLNTLLSKQKHSIFFHRHCRGSSKNCLLMEGVVEITWYCPGRDNDDRFDSCITFANLHGDAREHERQVKFLQEIASVTVVLLSDADRNEKGTKVLRDLLKSPKPFIFLCIDKERTSVNKYEKRVKIAVKNQNEAKLMEELTNAIKRTVEASDIPCSLDKCANIARKHGFRVDEDKRECTDGKELAQKVAGFLRQKNILYTKDKLLPLQGELWNKWCKKDKEQTHLQDNENMSIEQHLSQIQSEKHALRQQQLQTAFPLNELMQSMLSALNLPSQKTKMYFLQWLKIFIADLSSDHLPELHQKYPDLWSQNQRGGNNDLQKQLEKSSHKINESTFGLEHLLREVGQIYEALDALPEQDKCFLELPKIVADLMVEGYPIELLDGDTSYVPMKWIGAIFDKLIEKLGDQKVFVLSVLGIQSTGKSTLLNAMFGLQFKISAGRCTRGAFMQLVRVDDELRKELNFDFMVVIDTEGLRAIQLENRSALSHDNELATFVIGLGNTTLINIFGENPSEMQDVLQIAVQAFLRMKQVNLSPSCLFVHQNVGDITANEKNMEEQRCLQEKLDEMAVTAAKQEFCNVTCFSDVIRFDVKTHVHYFPHLWEGNPPMAPPNPSYSQRVQELKRAILMAAKEKSEHSFLRLSELKTRTQDLWEALLNENFVFSFKNTQEIVVYSRLENNYNKWTWELRSFMLNLQNKLNIQIQNGKVSKIDRVDLEKRAQEKYDATEKDLERYFREDKDCNILIQWEKNIKTKMNFFRQELIDKICQKGQELINLKNRKSSFEQRKSTYKDELLRKSKELARHFRDKKLNESELRENFIGMWKEWVIEVSSAAPRVEEPSFNADMEVFLYDHFRSEHNIRNRIITSSEWTHFPRNPSEHISMKREWYILKKKTTKACDVENLKRMAARLEQHIYEYIENKASEIMNYSPSYFHEIVELINKELESDSEDDNFTLTHSYKVDVSLYLCQMARRKFSETFKAFQKSDDPVQYLESKREEFFSSFKIACQGATSITTFADILCRNLKSAICHAVYDKTAIDIANEMRSKHPAFSGNRSRLELFMLVCLLKQEDFEKYQQYIYNPSYYMEDFIRREVDKYCLDKKNPKLKNFLNLNLDSFHSLVLLAIHESIKVVKDKHGNVASWLDEFCTRLGDDMYLPRSNLTSIEHQETKDIQFLEQVVSESLIPALEELKQTFSEIDLDPFVTKPHQLLFEQLSGCLKQCSFCKAVCTNTIPGHDGDHSTHFHRPQALAGIQWEGTNHLVTDICTTLAASDCKIVLDGKTIPCKNYREVGSDYANWDIKPVTSQLSYWKWFVSHFRSDLEKIHNGKFKGKGAIPTNWNNLNKDKVLAEMSLMLTIFDVTNQLDGS, encoded by the coding sequence ATGTCTATGGGAAAGAAAAAGCCCAAGAATTCAGCACAGGGAGATCTTGCAAAGGATGAACTAGCCAAGAGACTGAAAGCAGTGGGTCTGAGCGCAGAATACTGGCTGCCTAAACTACACAAACAACTTGGAGTTACCTCTGCTCAAGCCTTGAAACACCTGCGATATGAAGACTACCTAAAGTTAGAATGCAACGTGCAGCACACATGGGAAAAGCAGGCCCTCCAAGAACTACTTAAGATAGACAGCAAGGCAACAATaaagcagctgcaggagcagcacttGGAGATGCTAAAGAAGAGGCAGGAGCAGGCTAAGTCGGCGCTGAAGGAGCTAAAAGAAATGCAGGAGAAAGGCAGGAGCCGCCATGAGGAAGCTGTAAGAAAGaaagagcaggagctgcagggagctatGGACATAGCCCCAGAGTATTGGGCACCAGCTGAGAAACCATTGATAGAGGTGATGGAGAATGTGCACAGACAATTAGACCTCGTGGAGGAGTCGGTGTCCCAGAGTGAGAATCTCCCCGACAAGGAAGTTTTGAGACGGGCGTCAGGAGGGCTGGCCCTGCAGGGTATTTACCAGACCAAGAAGCTTGCAGAGATGGTGGAAAAGCGAGAGCAGCTCATAGACATCCCAGAAGGGTTCGAGCTCTTTGGTCCAGAGCAAGGGCCGTTGTTTGAGAAGAAGGAGTTTTCATCGGCTGAAGCAGAATCCTCATTCACAAGGGCCATGGAGAAGCTGGGCTTTAGCATTAGCGTTGCAGCCAAAGGCGGATTTGGGGCGTTCAGTGCTGAATCCAGCTCAGATTACAGCAGCTGTTCAGAGTCTAAACAAACCCACAGGTCCCGCTTGGAACACACCTACATTTGCACCACCAAGTACAACTACATCCCACTGGCCTCATGCTACTTCCCCAAGGATCAGCTTCGACTTTCCAGTGCGGCGCTGCAAGAGTTAAAAGAGATTGAGGACATTTTAAGTCACACCTCAGAGTCGGACAAGCTCAACATGCTGAAGAGCAGGGGCGGGAGTTTCTTCAATCGATTCGGGTCTCATGTAAACCAGGGCCCCCTTCACTTGGGTGGGATATTCTGGTGGAAAGCGTCTTGTGAGGGATTCCGGGCAGAGCAGCTGGACGAGGTGAAGAAACGAACATCTGATGCACTCAGCTTCCGTATTGGAGGCAGCTATAGTGGGTTTGGTTTGAGCATTGCAGCTGGTGTGACTGCATCAAAATCAGGTTCTGAAACCTCATTTCAGGGCACAGATAGAAAACAAATGCAAACAGAGATTCAGCTGTTTGAGACCAAGACAGGCGGCCCCCCTGCAGTGGATTCACTCACAGCATGGAAATCTGGGCTAGTGGCCAGCAACAAAGCCTGGTCTGTTATTGACAGAGGTTCTCGGCTGATTCCAGTGTGGGACATAATCCTGTCCAATCACAGACAAGATTTTAAAGATGTTTATGAAATGAGGAGCAGCCTCACACATGCTTATGAAGCCCTAACAAATCTAAGTGTCAGTATGCTGCTTGGGGAGGAGTTAGCCAGCGCAGTGTATGAAGCCAGATCATTTTTAGAGGACATGAAATCCTGGGAAGTCACTGCGGATGAACAACATCTTCTGACACTGATGAACTTCAAACAGAAGCTGAATGAAAAAACAAGAAGCCCTAATGTATGGATCGACATTTGCCTGTCAGAGAAGGTGCTTCAAGATTTCCTGGAAAAAACAGTTTCTCTGTGCAAAGATTTATCTGCCTCAAATGAGAAGTACATCAAAACTTTGCTGCACTGCCTTCTGGATCCTTATATCTATTCAGTTAAGAATTTCCCTAAATCTTCTTTCATTATGCAATGGATTTTCCAGTCAGCAGAAGAACAAGCAGGACAGATCTACAGCTCGGATCTTAAAGATTTCATTAAAGTTTTACAACAAATAGAAATTGACATCAAGGAAGCTACTGCTGCCTCTATGGATTCTCCAGCCGCACAGCATGAAGCAAAGAGAAAAGCTACTCTGATTCTCAGTTTATCCTTCCATTCGCTACTGCAGGCTCTAAGAGAGAGAACTGAGACAGAGACAGAACTGTTATTACTCTCCGTTGCAGCCAGGGCAGGATACCGTGTGGACAGTAACACTTTTCAGTATCTCCTCGGATGCCCAGAAATTAACTTCATGTTAGAGGAAATGCAAAGGGCACATGAGAGATATTTGACCCTTAGGGATCAGGATGtttccagagctcaggctttcCTGCTGTTGACAGGTCTGACAGTAGCAGCTAAAAATAAAGTTATGGCCCTGGAAGAGAAGAAGAAATGTTTGACTTTTATTGAAGATCACATGGGCAACTCGCTGTCACAGGAAGTTACTTTTGTCCTTGCAAAGTACAGGGCACTCACTGATTGGAAGGCACTGGAAAGAGACTTGAATTCCCTTGTAAACGGAAATTTTGAAGCCATAAATGATGATTGGCAGAAGGAATATATAAAGAAAGAACtagaaaatgtttttcaagaaaTCAAGCAGGTAGATTCACCAGTGTCAACATGCAAAGAAGTGCAATCCAGTGACACTAAGACATATGAATTTACCCAAAACTCAGGGTTACTCAAATTAATTCAGCGACTTAAACTTGAAAATTACTATCCAAATAAAATGGGGATGGCAGAGTTCCAGAAAATTCACAAAACATCTTTACATGACAGCCACCCCAGCAGTGAGAGTGAGctgccattttattttttggaTAAAGTATTGATGCTGGACTATCGGGTAAGATATTTGACTTGCAAGAATgacagtaaaacaaaacaaagcatagCCAATATACTGACCACCAGCGATGATGTGAATGAACCCACAGATAATTTAGATGACATTTTTAATGATGTTGATGAGGAATCTAATGAATTTGCTGAAAGTAATGAGAGTCAGGTGCATCCCATGGACATCCAAATGGCAATTTTTCACTGTGCAGATGATTTCATGAGGCAATATATTTCAACAAAGCTTTCTTTATGTCAATTTGCACTTCCACTTTTGGTGCCAGATCCCTGCACTTCACAAATAGAATTCCCTCTTTGGTCCTTTTGCCAAGTTAACAAGAAATGGCAGAGTCATAAGGAATTTCAACACAAGACCTGGATTAGGAAATGTAAAGATAAATTGATTTATCAGGCTGATCTACCAGTGGTGTCCTTCATAAGATTTGGTGCATCTTCTTTTTCTAAATCTCAGCTCTTAAATACCCTGTTAAGTAAGCAAAAGCATAGTATTTTTTTCCATCGTCACTGTAGAGGCAGTAGTAAAAACTGCCTCTTGATGGAAGGTGTTGTAGAAATCACCTGGTATTGTCCAGGTAGAGATAATGATGACAGGTTTGACAGTTGCATCACATTCGCTAATCTTCACGGAGATGCAAGAGAACATGAGCGACAAGTCAAATTTTTACAGGAAATAGCGTCTGTCACTGTGGTTCTCTTGTCGGACGCTGATCGGAATGAAAAGGGCACGAAGGTTTTACGAGACCTTCTAAAATCCCCCAAACCTTTCATCTTTCTCTGTATTGACAAAGAGAGAACATCAGTTAACAAGTATGAAAAGCGAGTAAAAATAGCTGTTAAGAACCAGAATGAGGCAAAATTAATGGAGGAACTGACCAATGCAATTAAACGTACTGTAGAAGCTTCAGATATTCCTTGTAGTCTAGATAAATGTGCAAACATTGCTCGAAAGCATGGATTCCGTGTTGATGAAGACAAGAGAGAGTGCACAGACGGCAAAGAACTGGCACAGAAAGTAGCAGGTTTTCtgagacagaaaaatattttatatactaaGGACAAATTATTACCTCTCCAAGGAGAGTTGTGGAACAAGTGGTGTAAAAAGGATAAAGAACAAACCCATTTGCAAGACAATGAGAACATGAGCATTGAACAGCATCTAAGCCAAATACAATCAGAAAAGCATGCACTGCGACAGCAGCAGTTACAAACAGCGTTCCCCTTGAATGAACTAATGCAGTCAATGCTTTCAGCTCTGAATTTACCTTCCCAGAAAACCAAAATGTACTTTTTACAGTGGCTGAAAATATTTATCGCTGATCTGTCTTCTGATCATCTTCCAGAGCTTCACCAAAAATACCCTGATTTATGGTCACAAAACCAAAGAGGAGGAAATAATGACTTGCAAAAACAATTAGAAAAATCATCacataaaataaatgaatctaCTTTTGGTCTTGAGCATCTTTTGAGAGAAGTGGGTCAGATTTATGAAGCTTTGGATGCACTACCTGAACAGGATAAGTGCTTTCTTGAACTACCAAAAATTGTAGCTGATTTGATGGTTGAAGGATATCCTatcgagctgctggatggtgaCACTTCTTATGTGCCAATGAAGTGGATCGGAGCCATCTTTGACAAGTTAATTGAGAAATTAGGAGACCAAAAGGTGTTTGTTCTTTCTGTACTTGGCATCCAGAGTACTGGAAAATCAACACTGCTAAATGCCATGTTTGGACTTCAGTTCAAAATCAGTGCAGGGAGGTGCACCAGGGGAGCATTTATGCAACTAGTTAGGGTGGATGATGAGCTCAGAAAAGAGCTGAACTTTGACTTTATGGTGGTTATTGACACTGAAGGACTTCGGGCAATACAGCTAGAAAACAGATCAGCACTCAGTCATGATAATGAGCTAGCCACTTTTGTCATTGGTCTTGGCAACACAACTTTGATCAACATTTTTGGAGAGAATCCTTCTGAAATGCAAGATGTCCTGCAGATCGCTGTCCAGGCATTTCTGAGGATGAAGCAAGTAAATCTCTCCCCAAGCTGTTTGTTTGTGCATCAGAATGTTGGGGACATAACTGCAAATGAAAAGAATATGGAAGAACAAAGGTGCCTTCAGGAAAAATTAGATGAAATGGCAGTCACTGCAGCCAAGCAAGAGTTCTGTAATGTTACCTGCTTTAGTGATGTTATCCGATTTGATGTGAAGACCCACGTTCATTACTTTCCTCACCTTTGGGAAGGAAACCCACCGATGGCACCTCCAAACCCAAGTTACAGCCAAAGAGTGCAGGAACTAAAGAGGGCAATTCTCATGGCTGCCAAAGAAAAATCTGAACATAGTTTTCTAAGACTTTCAGAATTAAAAACACGCACTCAGGACCTGTGGGAGGCTTTGTTAAATGAGAATTTTGTCTTCAGCTTTAAAAATACACAGGAGATTGTTGTATACAGCAGACTGGAAAACAACTATAACAAATGGACCTGGGAACTGAGAAGTTTCATGCTTAATCTGCAGAACAAGCTGAACAtccaaattcagaatggaaaagtCTCCAAAATAGATAGAGTAGATCTTGAAAAAAGAGCTCAAGAAAAATATGATGCCACTGAAAAGGATCTAGAAAGGTATTTTAGGGAAGACAAGGACTGTAACATACTGattcaatgggaaaaaaatattaaaacaaaaatgaacttTTTCAGACAAGAACTGATTGACAAAATTTGTCAAAAGGGTCAAGAACTTATCAATCTAAAGAATCGTAAAAGCAGTTTTGAACAAAGGAAATCAACTTATAAAGATGAGTTGCTTAGAAAAAGCAAGGAATTGGCTCGACATTTCAGAGATAAGAAATTGAATGAAAGTGAACTTAGAGAGAACTTTATCGGTATGTGGAAGGAATGGGTTATTGAGGTGTCCTCTGCTGCCCCTCGTGTTGAGGAGCCCAGTTTTAATGCTGATATGGAGGTTTTCCTTTATGATCATTTTAGATCAGAACACAATATaagaaacaggattataacaTCCTCTGAATGGACTCACTTTCCTCGGAACCCTTCTGAGCACATCTCAATGAAGAGGGAATGGTACATACTGAAGAAGAAGACTACTAAAGCATGCGATGTTGAGAATTTAAAGAGAATGGCAGCACGCCTAGAGCAGCATATCTATGAATACATTGAGAACAAAGCGAGTGAGATAATGAATTACAGTCCCAGTTACTTTCATGAAATAGTGGAGTTGATAAACAAAGAGTTAGAATCTGATTCAGAGGATGACAATTTTACATTAACACACTCATACAAAGTGGATGTATCTCTGTATTTATGCCAAATGGCAAGAAGGAAGTTTAGCGAGACATTCAAAGCATTCCAGAAATCAGATGATCCAGTCCAGTACCTTGAAAGTAAGAGAGAGGAATTCTTTAGCTCTTTTAAAATCGCCTGCCAAGGAGCAACATCCATCACAACTTTTGCTGATATTTTATGCCGCAATCTTAAATCTGCTATCTGCCATGCTGTCTATGACAAGACTGCCATTGACATAGCAAATGAGATGAGGTCTAAGCATCCAGCCTTCAGTGGCAATAGAAgcagactggaactgttcatgCTGGTTTGTCTTTTAAAGCAGGAAGATTTTGAAAAATACCAACAGTATATTTATAACCCAAGTTATTATATGGAGGATTTTATCAGACGAGAAGTTGATAAGTATTGTTtagacaaaaaaaatccaaaattgaaAAATTTCTTAAATTTAAATCTTGATTCTTTCCATTCTCTTGTTCTTTTGGCAATTCATGAATCAATTAAAGTTGTTAAAGATAAACATGGCAATGTAGCCTCGTGGTTGGATGAATTTTGTACCAGGCTTGGAGATGATATGTACCTTCCCAGAAGCAATCTGACAAGCATTGAACATCAAGAGACAAAAGACATACAATTTCTTGAACAAGTGGTAAGTGAGTCACTGATCCCTGCCTTAGAAGAGCTGAAACAAACATTCTCAGAGATTGATTTGGATCCGTTTGTCACAAAACCCCATCAACTCCTATTTGAGCAGCTCAGTGGGTGTTTGAAGCAATGTTCCTTTTGCAAGGCTGTCTGCACGAACACAATTCCTGGTCATGATGGAGATCACAGCACTCATTTTCATCGTCCTCAGGCTCTGGCTGGCATCCAGTGGGAAGGAACAAATCATCTAGTCACTGACATTTGTACCACCCTTGCAGCAAGTGACTGCAAAATAGTGCTTGATGGAAAAACTATTCCGTGCAAAAATTATCGAGAAGTAGGATCTGACTATGCAAATTGGGACATCAAACCAGTTACTTCCCAACTGTCTTATTGGAAATGGTTTGTCAGTCATTTCAGATCTGACTTAGAAAAAATACATAATGGAAAATTCAAAGGCAAGGGGGCAATCCCGACTAATTGGAATAACTTAAACAAGGATAAAGTACTTGCTGAGATGTCATTAATGCTGACCATCTTTGATGTTACGAATCAATTGGATGggagttag